In Saccharomyces paradoxus chromosome XVI, complete sequence, the genomic stretch ATATTATTTGGTTGGACCTTGTTTGTTTGAATTATAGCAGACGATTCTTTTTCTAAGTTTGATACAATATTACTTCTAGAAATTGTACTTCTTTTAATCGGTGTGGTTTCGATTATAATATCACCTGGACTTATGACTGGCGGAGGTGACAGATTAGTGGCCATGTTGCCCGTGGTTTGTCTAACATTTTGTACTGGGGATAATGATTGTTCATGACTTAACGCATATTCTCTATCCGCATTCACCACTGCCTGCAAAGCAACAGATGCAGCAGAGTTACTTCTATTGTGCCTATTCGATCTCCTTATAGGTGACAGCCGCTGGTCAGACGCAATTGAAGCCGGCCTGGCTATAATGTGGTTTTGTGACTCTTGGGGTGGAGCGGGGAAAGTGATTAAAGTTGAATCAATAACCAATGAGTCTCTCTTATCACTTCTTGAGCCAATAGAAGAGGTGGAACAACTGGATTGTGGTCTGGATccatatcttcttcttggtTTCGCGAACCTGAATACGGACTGTGTGTTGTGTAACTTGTCCCATTCATCAGGTGTTATAGacaagaatgaaaaatgagGCTTTAGCCATTCATGTTTCTTGATTTGCTTCAagtttattcttttcttgggATCTGAAACCAACATGCGTCTTAATAAGTCTCGAGGTATAGGAAGAATATAGTCGGGGAATTTCAATGGTGTGGAGTTAATATAATTATAAAGCCTTCCTATATCACTGCCTTCAGGGTTATTTGGATCATCATCCCACGGTAAGTATCCAGCTAGCATTGCATAAAGTATAACACCGCATGACCATACATCTGCCTTCCTAGCCTCGTATGGTTCAGCGCTTGTCACCAGTTCAGGCGCTGCGTAGCATGGAGAGCCACATGAAGTTTTCATCAATTCGTTTCGTGAGCAAAACTCATTAACAAACCCAAAATCTGTAATAACTAAGTTTTCATTCTTGTCCAGTAATAGATTTTCCAATTTGAGATCTCTATGAACAAGACCCTTAGAATGTATGTAATGGACTCCACTTATTAGTTGGGAAAACAACCTGCATGCATTCACTTCTTTGAGcctcctttttttttgaatatatttataGAATTCTCCCCCGCATGCATATTCTAAGACGATACCAATATACCTAGAATTTTGCAATACTTCTTCTAATTTTACGATGTTTGGATGCGATAAGTGTTTTAAGGCGTTGATTTCTCTGTATATTTTAACTTCCTTCCTGTAATCACTCGATATGCTATCACGTTTGATAAGTTTAATTGCTACTTGTTTTGGGAAGTCAAAGGTTGAATTAGAGCTGCTCGAAAGATTCTTTGGCCAGCCTAGCTTCACTTTTCCGAACTCCCCTTCTCCTAACGTAGAGCCTAAGATATAAGGACCAAACGTTACGTGTTTGCGCCTTTGTTCATCTGTTCTTTGAGGGTACTGAAATGTGTCAGACAAATCGTTTGCAAACCCTCCGTAGTATGTATGACGTTTATTTGTGTACGACATTAAATTCTTGACACTCTAAATGAATATAAAGAAGTAGTGGCCAATTGAATATTCAACGCCGCTTGGCCTGCCTTTTGTGTGTAATGGATGGGTAAAAAAACAGCAATTATTGGGTTTAATTAGCAATCAAAAATTCTCGCAGTACGTCACAAGAAACAAATTAATGCAAAATGTGGCACAGTCGAAAAAACTGCGAAAATGTGCTAGAGATGAGAAGGACCGTAAAAAGCAATAGCAATGTACCAGATTTTGTAATCCGTTTTATTATAGATTTACTCGATGGCCTAAAACTTGAAATATATTTAAATCGATGAAGGGGTTGAAACAGGTGTTGATCTGAgtttcagaatttttctcttgtttACCTTTTCGCTGTTCTGCACTCATTCTTTCGATTGTTTTCAATTGCTTTTTTAGGAAGTGCGGCTTTGTTTACATAAAAGGTGCGCGGGATTTCAATGCAATATGAAATTTAAAAGGATACGTAACGATAGCTCTATTATTTAGGGTTCCTAAAGT encodes the following:
- the FRK1 gene encoding protein kinase FRK1 (Protein kinase of unknown cellular role~similar to YPL141C); this translates as MSYTNKRHTYYGGFANDLSDTFQYPQRTDEQRRKHVTFGPYILGSTLGEGEFGKVKLGWPKNLSSSSNSTFDFPKQVAIKLIKRDSISSDYRKEVKIYREINALKHLSHPNIVKLEEVLQNSRYIGIVLEYACGGEFYKYIQKKRRLKEVNACRLFSQLISGVHYIHSKGLVHRDLKLENLLLDKNENLVITDFGFVNEFCSRNELMKTSCGSPCYAAPELVTSAEPYEARKADVWSCGVILYAMLAGYLPWDDDPNNPEGSDIGRLYNYINSTPLKFPDYILPIPRDLLRRMLVSDPKKRINLKQIKKHEWLKPHFSFLSITPDEWDKLHNTQSVFRFAKPRRRYGSRPQSSCSTSSIGSRSDKRDSLVIDSTLITFPAPPQESQNHIIARPASIASDQRLSPIRRSNRHNRSNSAASVALQAVVNADREYALSHEQSLSPVQNVRQTTGNMATNLSPPPVISPGDIIIETTPIKRSTISRSNIVSNLEKESSAIIQTNKVQPNNMTSSQNHQYNKNKNQNSLQSSKNFYSTSSSSHTKPRPTSYHPGSYTTPSYSSNALPIYEINEKAKNRTSAQTLNQRDTSPFDSTPYLALDTCITSSSSIESSPKLITHGQFSVAKPSVELQSVSGDLIKYKRDADVVTRIYDEKYKQKRKSLRYSGIFSDISCDTVTEESDDLRLPESPVQQHEGRESIEKTKVENPSEKGGKSSKNTIASAKKHVNIPAERSLNETESAKKRFSFLSLYSYDTSKSSLYSSMDSKRKPSPPSQRRPKKDDSYTNSRNSLTAASNISTSHKLTKDQSIPTMARDKCPSETKKAARSERSSIMVSEVSKASVDNKAIQCPEHSTAKRVLGFFKRRSMKI